The DNA segment CCGGAGATGAGGATGCCCGTCTGCCCGGTGGCCCGGAAGTCCGCCTTCCACCCGCGCTGACGCAGCTCCTTCTCCAGCGCTAGCGCCGTGTATTTCTTGCCCACCGCGCAGTCGGTCCCCACGGTCAGGACGCGCAGGCCGGGCCGCTTCGTGCCCTTTCCCGTGGCGAAGTCCCTGTCCGGGAAGCGCACGTCGTGCAGCTTGTGCCCGTGCTTCGCCGCCGCGGCCGCCACGGCGGGGAACGAAGACAGACGCTTGTGCAGCCCGGTGGCCACGTCCATCCCGGCCTCCAGCGCCCGCACCAGCGTGTCCACCCACGCGTCCGCCAGCACGCCGCCCGGATTCACCACGCCCACCACCAGCGTTCGCGCGCCCTTCGCCTTCGCCTGGGCGATGTCCATGTCCGGCAGGCCACAGTCCGCCACGCAGCCCGGGAGGCGCAGTTGACCCACGCACCAGTCGGGCCGCCAGTCCACGATGCCGTGCGCCGTCTTGGCCGCGAGCTGATCCCTCACGTCTCCCAGGAACAGCAGGTAGGGCTTGTCGATGTCCACGCGCGGTGCCTTAGCACGGCCGAAAAACGGCGTGGAAATGGCGCGGGGGAATAAGCGCGACACCGGACGTAACAGGGAGGAGCCCGCGGATGGGCTCACTCTTCCGGAGTCACCCATGCGCTTCATCCCTACCGCCGCGTTCGTGTTCGCCGCCTCGCTCGCCACCGCCTGTGGGGGACCTCTCGAGGAGGAGACCCCTGGCGCCGAGGTCGTGGACGAGTCCATCGCCAGCCAGGAGCAGGGCGTCGACGAGTCCTGCGTGGGCTCGGGCGTGGTGCTGGCGCAGCCGGACGGCGCGTCGGTGGCGGCCGTCTTCCCCCACTGCTCGTACGCGGACATCTCCGCGGCCTCCAACGACGGCACCTATGATCAGCCGTCCTGCGTGCACCGCTTCGTGACGGAGATCACCGGCCTGAACGGCAACTACGCCCAGCCGTTCGTGGAGGTCATCCCGGCGTCGAGCAACGTCACGGAGAGCGCCTGCAAGGGCGTGGCGATCACCGGCGCCGCGTTCGGCTACGCGAACGGCGTCTGGTGGGGGCTGGGCTCGGTGAGCACCACCGGTACCTGGTACCCGGCGGGTCCCTTCTTCCCGGCGTTCTGCGGGCTGCGCGTCAACATCGGCACGGGCGGGTCCGGCTACAGCAAGATTCGCGTCACGGGCTTCGGAGCGGCGCTGGGCGTCTTCAAGGCCCGGGTGCGCACGGGCGTTCGCATCGGCAACGGCCCCTGCTAGCCCTCCTGCCTGCCATTCCGGGTCTCCCACCTGTCGGGTGGGAAGCGCCTGGGAGGGTGTCGATGGACTTCGCGGGCGGGGCGGCTCCTGCTAGGAACGCCCCCGTGGTCTTCCGCCCGCGATCGCCCCGCGCCGTCCCGCCCGGGGAGTCCTCCGCATCCGAGCCGGAGGTGCCTTCGGCCTCCCGTGGGGACGCCGCGGAGTTCCAGGCGCTCATCGCGCGGTGCGCTCCGGCGTTGGAGGAGCGGGCCCGCATCCTCTGCCGGGGCCGCAACCCGTCGGACGCGAAGGACCTGTTGCAAGAGACCTACGAGCGGGCCTTCCGCGCGTTTCATACGTATGACCGGTCCGCGCCTCCCATGGCGTGGCTGGCGTCCATCCTCGTTCGACGCTTCCTCGACTGGTGCCGGCATGACCGGCGCCACCCCCAGGATGAATTCACCGACGCGATGGGGGACACCCTGGCGGAGGCCGAAGCCGCCCCGGAGACATGGGCGCGCTACACGTTGGATGACGTGTGGAAGGCGGTGGAACAGCTTCCCCCGGAGCTGCGCGAGGTGGTCCGCATGAAGGACATGGAGCGACAGAGCTACGCGGAGATCGGCCGACGGCTCGGCATCCCGTCCATGACGGTGGGCACCCGTCTGTTCCGCGCACGCAAGAAGCTCAAGGAGCTGCTCCTCGCGCGGGAAGGCACCGCGGGGGGCACGGCGTGACCGTCTCCTGTGAACAGCTCGCCGCCTTCGTGGACGGGGAGCTTCCGCCAGAAGAGGCCGAGGCCTTCCAGGCCCACCTTGCGACCTGCGCGGAGTGCCAGGCCGGCCTGGAGGACCAGGTGCAGGCGAGCCTCCTCGTGCAGGCCGCCGCTGACGCGCGTGCCGTGTCCGGCGCCGGGGAAGCCGTGAGGCCTCCCGGTACGGACGCACGGCCCGTGGCGTCCCCCGGTTCGGCTGGTTCGGAAGGTGGCTCCGCGGGTTCAGGACTCCGTGCCGTTCCCGGGACGGGAAGCCGGTCCGAGCCGGCGTCCGATGCCGGGACGCGCGCCCCGTCCGCTCGCCCCCGCGCCCGTACGGCATGGGATCGCCGCCGCGTGGCGGGTTTCGCGGCCGCTGCCGCCGCGGTGGTGCTCGCGGTGCTGCTGGTGGGACGTCCGTGGCGCTCCTCGGAGACAGAGCGCGCGCTGCCCTTCGCGCTGGCTTCCGCGCGCCCGCTGGAGGGCCGGCTCAGTCACCCGGGCCTCGCGGACTACCGGGCCACGGGCACGATGCGCGGCGGCGCTGATGGACGGCCGGAGCTGGATCTCAAGGCCCTGTCGGAGCTGGAGGCGAAGGGCGATCTGCACGGCGTCGCGACCGCCTGGCTCGCGGCCGGGGACTTCGAGCGCGCGGAGCGCATCCTGGAGCGGCTGCCCGCGTCTCCCGCCGTCACGGGCGACCTGGCGCTGGCGGCCCTGGGCCGTGCCCAGCCGGAGCGCGCGCTGACGCTTCTGGAGAGGGGCCTGGAGACCGCTCCGGACGACGCACGGCTGCACTGGAACCGGGGCCTCGCGCTCCAGGCGCTCTCTCTGGAGCTGGCCGCCGCGGCGGAGTTCTCCCGCGTGGCGCAGGCGAAGGAGCCCGGCTGGAGCACCGAAGCCACCGAGCGCGCGGACGGCCTGCGCAAGGGCGCGCTGGCGCGTCGGGACTCGTGGCAGGCCATGAACGCGGCCGGCATGGAGTTGGCGCTGGAAGGCACGCCGTACCCGGGCTCGATGGCGCGGCGCAACCCGGACCTGGCGCGGCTGTACCTCTACCACGCGTTGCGCGCGGCCCCGTCCGTGGAGCGCGTGAAGACGCTGGCCCCGCTGGCCGCGCTGCTGGACGACGTCACCCGCACCCAGACCGCGAGCGCCTACGCGACGCGCGTGGCGGCGGCGGACTTCAGCAAGCGCGGCCCACTGGCCAACACCTACCGCGAGCTGCTGGCCGGCACGCATTCGCTGCAGGGCGCGGAGGTGGACGCGTTCCTCGCGCGGCTGCGGCGCTCCGGCGAGCGCGACCTGCTGCTGGGCGCC comes from the Corallococcus exiguus genome and includes:
- the dgcN gene encoding N-acetyltransferase DgcN, giving the protein MDIDKPYLLFLGDVRDQLAAKTAHGIVDWRPDWCVGQLRLPGCVADCGLPDMDIAQAKAKGARTLVVGVVNPGGVLADAWVDTLVRALEAGMDVATGLHKRLSSFPAVAAAAAKHGHKLHDVRFPDRDFATGKGTKRPGLRVLTVGTDCAVGKKYTALALEKELRQRGWKADFRATGQTGILISGRGVALDAVVSDFVAGAAEWLTPANDADHWDVVEGQGSLFHPSFAGVTLGLLHGSQPDAFIVCHEPTRTSMRGVKHPLPSIQGVIDRTVLEGRLTNPAIQCTGIAINTEHLGEDEALALLEATGRAHGLPCVDPLRTGAGPLADALASRFPRG
- a CDS encoding RNA polymerase sigma factor; translation: MPSASRGDAAEFQALIARCAPALEERARILCRGRNPSDAKDLLQETYERAFRAFHTYDRSAPPMAWLASILVRRFLDWCRHDRRHPQDEFTDAMGDTLAEAEAAPETWARYTLDDVWKAVEQLPPELREVVRMKDMERQSYAEIGRRLGIPSMTVGTRLFRARKKLKELLLAREGTAGGTA